In Cucurbita pepo subsp. pepo cultivar mu-cu-16 chromosome LG04, ASM280686v2, whole genome shotgun sequence, the following are encoded in one genomic region:
- the LOC111792686 gene encoding cell wall adhesin EAP1-like: MCCIMASFNTFLVVLLFVTLSSSHIYVTQAGRHLQQSSLISLSPTPRIIITLPGVPPIIVPIIPPVTVPGIPPTTVPTLPGTPPINVPIVPGIPPITVPTLPGTPPINVPTIPGTPPITVPTLPGTPPINVPTIPGTPPITVPTLPGTPPINVPSVPGTPPITVPTLPGTPPITVP, encoded by the exons ATGTGTTGTATCATGGCATCCTTTAACACGTTCCTTGTCGTTCTTTTGTTTGTCACTTTATCTTCCTCACATATTTATGTGACTCAAGCTGGGCGTCATCTCCAACAATCTTCACTAATTTCACTTTCTCCTACTCCAAGGATTATCATCACCCTACCCGGTGTTCCACCCATCATCGTACCCATTATTCCACCCGTCACCGTCCCTGGTATTCCACCCACCACTGTCCCTACACTCCCAGGTACTCCACCCATCAACGTCCCAATAGTTCCGGGTATTCCACCCATCACTGTCCCTACACTCCCAGGTACTCCACCCATCAACGTCCCAACAATTCCTG GTACTCCACCCATCACTGTCCCTACACTCCCAGGTACTCCACCCATCAACGTCCCAACAATTCCTGGTACTCCACCCATCACTGTCCCTACACTCCCAGGTACTCCACCCATCAACGTCCCTTCAGTTCCTGGTACTCCACCCATCACCGTCCCTACACTCCCAGGTACTCCACCGATTACTGTCCCTTAA